Below is a genomic region from Sutterella megalosphaeroides.
CGATTTCCTGGCGCGAATGGAAGGATGGCAAAAAGCCGCAGCCGATGGCGGGCGAAGCGGCGGAACCCGAGGAAAAGAGCGAACGCTCCTCGGGCTTTTTCGGGAGCTTCTTCGGCGGCAACGCTTCCGAAGAGCCCGCGTCGGGTCCCTCCGTCACGTACGAAGCGACGGGCCCCTCGACCGAAACCGTCACCTACGGTGCGACCGCTCCCGTGAGCGAAGCGGACCTCGCGGCGCCCGCCGTCGAGACCGCGCCCGAGCGGGTCGCGGGCGTCTGGCGCGAAGCGGTGCCGGGGTCGAGCCGCGCGGTGCGCGGGTTCGACTTCCGGGCGGACGGCTCGGCCGTCTCCTTCAACATGGGCTCCCTGGACGCGAAGCGCTGGAAGCTTCAGGGCTCGACCCTCACGGTCTTCGGCGACGACACGGCGGGCGGCGTGAGCGTTCCCTTCGCACTTGACTTCGACGTGATCGAGTCGACCGACACGACGCTCGCGATCCGCCAGGGCGTGCTCGTGCACCGCTTCTCGAAGCGCTGAGCGAGGCAACGTTGACGGAAGTGCAGTTGCCGGACGGCGAGAAGTTCTGTACGAAATCCAACACCGCGGGCGATTTCGAGACCCCAGCAAGAGCGGCCGGACTGAAACCGTTGCCGGGTCTTGCGCGAGAGGCGGACGTAAAGCGCGCACTCAGCGTGAGGGTTTGGGCCTTATAACAGCTTGCGAACGGTGGAAAAACAAGCGAGACCCCTTGCCGGGCAAGGTTTCTCGCCATTTTGAACTGTCAAACTCGGGAAAACGAAAGGCCGCGAACGAACCCGTGGCCTTTTCACTTTCCGGACGCCAAACCCGGAATCAGACGCGCCCGCTCCCGGCTCCCGAACGGCGGAGAAAGCGCTCCCGTGCGACGGCAAGCCACGCTGCCACCGTCCCTTCGTAATTCCCGTCGACGAGCAGCACCTCGTCGCCCGCCCGTTGGGCGCGATTCCGTGCCGCGGCGTGCGCCGCCCGAAGTTCCTCGCGCGTTACGTGCTCTTCTCCTTTTGCAAGCCTCCGACGGGCCGCTTCGGCATGAGCGAGGATCGCGTCGAATTCCTCTTCGACGTACCGCTCCGAAAAGACGAGTGTGAGAGCGCCGACGGCGGCGTCCGCCTCGAAATCCCCGCGCCACTCGGCCGGCACGTAGTCGCCTTCGACGACGAGATCTTCGTCGTTTTCGAGCGCCGTTCGCACGAGCTCGCGCACCGCGGGCCACATGAGCGCCTCGATTTTCTCGTCCTCAAGCGGCGTGCAGGGGAGCATTCCCGAGCGAATGAGTCCCATCTTCAGAAGGTCGAGCGAGAGGACGAGCGCCCCCGTCTCGCGGGCGAGTCGTCGGGCAAGGAGCGTTTTTCCCGCGTGCGTGGGGCCGTAGATGAAAAGAACCATGGTCGAAATCGAGGAAGCGTCGAAGAGGCGTCGAAGAGGTGACGAAGCGTTGAGGGACGACACCCGAAGGATACCGAGCGCCGTGGCGGTTCGTCTCCGTACCCAACAAAAAGGCCCCGAAGCTGCGGGGCTTCGGGACCTTCCGAACGTTCAACCGTTTCAGGTGTTTCGGCGGACCGTCGGGGACGGTCCGCACGCCGTACGTCGATTAGTAGAGATCGAAGTACTTCTGGACTTCCTTCCAGTCGGTCGTCTTCGTCAGAGCGAGCTGCAGGAGCACGCGGGCCTTCTGAGGATTGAGCGAACCGGAGGCCACCCAGCCCATCTTCTGGTCGTCGACTTCGGCTTCCTTCGTGGTGGCGCCCGTCGGAACGCGCGAGGAGCGAACCACGACGATGCCGTCCTTGGCGGCCTTTTCGAGGATCGGCCAGACGGACTTGTGGATGTTGCCGTTGCCGACGCCCGCATTCACGATGCCCTTGTAGCCCGCCTTCACGAGCGCTTCGGCCTGAACGCCTTCGACGCCGGCGTGGTTGTAGACGATGCCGACCTTGGGCAGCGCGTCGAGCTTCGAAACGTCAAACGGGGTTTCCGTCGTGTGCTTGCGAACCGGGGTCACTTCGTACTCGACCTTGTTGTTGAAGATCGTGCCGAGCTTGCCGAAGTTCGCACCCTGGAACGTTTCGGGCTGAACCGTGTTGGTCTTGATGACGTCGCGGGCACCCACGACGATGTTGTCCATGGCGACGACGACGCCCATCTTGGCCGTTTCAGGTTCGGCGGCCGTCAGAACGGCGTTGTAGAGGTTGCGCGGACCGTCGGCGGAAAGACCCGTCGAGGGCAGCATGGCGCCGACCATCACCACGGGCTTGCTGCACTTCGAGGTGAGCTGCAGGAAGTAGGCCGTTTCTTCCATCGTGTCCGTGCCGTGCGTGATCACGAAGCCGTCGTACTTGCCGCAGTCGCTGTTGATCGTCTTGGCGAGCTTGAGCCAGACTTCGTCGGACATGTCCTGAGAGCCGATGTTTGTCACCTGAACCGGCGTGACGTTGGCGATCTTGGCGAGTTCGGGAACGGCGTCGACGAGGTGGTTGACGGACACCTTGCCGGCGGAATAGGCCGAACCCGTCGAGCTCGCGCCCGCACCGGCGATCGTACCGCCCGTGGCGAGCACGGCGATGTTCGGCAGAGCCATGGCGGCACCCGAAGCGGCAACGAGGGCGAGGCTGAGAAGGGTGGTCTTCAGTTTCATAATCGAAAGCTCCTTTGGATTCGTCGGGGGCGTCCGGTGCGGCGTGAGCCGCAGGGTGTGGTCGAAATCCGGCCGCCCGCTCGAACGGGTGAGCGGCGTCCCGGTGGTCGAGAAAGGGCGGACGCCGCGTGTCAGCTCGCAGTGTAGAGAGTCGACGTGTAGGACCCTGCAAAAAGCGGGAGCACATTTGATCCACGGAGGAATAATGCGAAAAATAGGTTCTTCCCAATAGGCAAAAGTGCCTAGTGTGTGTAAAATTCGGTCCCCGCCGATGGGACCCCCCGCGCGCGGGGGGGCGGCACCCCGTCCGCGAGCCCCTCCGGCGCCGAAAAAGTCACACAGCGATTTCGCCCGAAAACGCCCTCGCGAGGCTGAGGGCAAATTAGGCTAAATGCCTTAGTTTCCAGGGTTTTCCCGCGATTTGAAGTCGCCCGAGAGTCGGGGTATTGTCGACCAAATTTCTCCTTATTCGACGCCTTGCGAAGGTGTATCAAGAGTTCCCGTTTTTGATTCCGCGTTCTCGTAAGACGCATCCGCTTCCTCAGTAGAATCCAAAAACACGAGAGCCGTCCCGGGCTCTTGACCCTATGCCAGGGGCCGTAGGCGCCCCGCGATTCCTTGGAGTGGATACATGTCTCAAACGATTCTGCAAAGCGTTCCGGTCGGTCAGAAGGTCGGCATCGCGTTTTCCGGCGGCCTTGATACGAGCGCTGCTCTTCGTTGGATGAAAAATAAGGGTGCTCTCCCCTACGCCTACACCGCCAACCTCGGCCAGCCCGACGAAAAGGACTACGAAGCCATTCCGCGTCGCGCCATGGAGTACGGCGCCGAAAACGCCCGCCTGATCGACTGCCGTCCGCAGCTCGTCAACGAAGGCATCGCCGCCATCCAGTCGGGCGCCTTCCACATCTCGACGGGCGGTCAGCTCTACTTCAACACGACGCCGATCGGCCGCGCCGTGACGGGCACGATGCTCGTTGCCGCCATGCGCGAAGACGGCGTGCACATCTGGGGCGACGGCTCGACCTACAAGGGCAACGACATCGAACGCTTCTACCGTTACGGTCTCCTTGCGAATCCGAACCTCAAGATCTACAAGCCCTGGCTCGACACGCAGTTCATCTCGGAACTCGGCGGCCGCGCCGAAATGTCCGCCTTCCTTCAGGCCGAAGGCTTCAACTACCGCATGAGCGCCG
It encodes:
- a CDS encoding lipocalin family protein, translating into MAGEAAEPEEKSERSSGFFGSFFGGNASEEPASGPSVTYEATGPSTETVTYGATAPVSEADLAAPAVETAPERVAGVWREAVPGSSRAVRGFDFRADGSAVSFNMGSLDAKRWKLQGSTLTVFGDDTAGGVSVPFALDFDVIESTDTTLAIRQGVLVHRFSKR
- a CDS encoding AAA family ATPase; protein product: MVLFIYGPTHAGKTLLARRLARETGALVLSLDLLKMGLIRSGMLPCTPLEDEKIEALMWPAVRELVRTALENDEDLVVEGDYVPAEWRGDFEADAAVGALTLVFSERYVEEEFDAILAHAEAARRRLAKGEEHVTREELRAAHAAARNRAQRAGDEVLLVDGNYEGTVAAWLAVARERFLRRSGAGSGRV
- the ansB gene encoding L-asparaginase 2 yields the protein MKLKTTLLSLALVAASGAAMALPNIAVLATGGTIAGAGASSTGSAYSAGKVSVNHLVDAVPELAKIANVTPVQVTNIGSQDMSDEVWLKLAKTINSDCGKYDGFVITHGTDTMEETAYFLQLTSKCSKPVVMVGAMLPSTGLSADGPRNLYNAVLTAAEPETAKMGVVVAMDNIVVGARDVIKTNTVQPETFQGANFGKLGTIFNNKVEYEVTPVRKHTTETPFDVSKLDALPKVGIVYNHAGVEGVQAEALVKAGYKGIVNAGVGNGNIHKSVWPILEKAAKDGIVVVRSSRVPTGATTKEAEVDDQKMGWVASGSLNPQKARVLLQLALTKTTDWKEVQKYFDLY